The Pelodiscus sinensis isolate JC-2024 chromosome 26, ASM4963464v1, whole genome shotgun sequence genome contains a region encoding:
- the BACE1 gene encoding beta-secretase 1, whose amino-acid sequence MQFVFATGRISLKKKNSNSTPGGENSRKGLGRAVTKMAHALPWLLLWLGSGMVRASQPHLGIRVPLRNGMGTLQQGPRVQRSVAEEQEDSRQRSSFVNMIDNLRGKSGQGYYVEMTLGSPPQKLNILVDTGSSNFAVGAAPHSFLRRYYQRQLSSTYRDLRKGVYVPYTQGKWEGELGTDLVTIPHGPNVTVRANIAAITASDKFFINGSNWEGILGLAYAEIARPDDTLEPFFNSLVKQTRVPNIFSLQLCGAGFSPNESEALASVGGSMIIGGVDHSLCVGSIWYTPIRKEWYYEVIIVKIEINGQDLRMDCKEYNYDKSIVDSGTTNLRLPKKVFEAAVKSIKTVSSTEKFPDGFWLGEQLVCWQVGTTPWHIFPVISLYLMGEATNQSFRITILPQQYLRPVEDVATSQDDCYKFAISQSSTGTVMGAVIMEGFYVVFDRARKRIGFAVSTCHVHDEFRTAAVEGPYVHPNMEDCGYNIPQTDESTLMTIAYVMAAICALFMLPLCLMVFQWRCFRCLRRDPDDFADDISLLK is encoded by the exons ATGCAATTTGTCTTTGCAACGGGAAGGATTtccttgaagaagaaaaacagCAACAGCACCCCAGGAGGAGAAAATTCAAGgaaagggctgggcagggctgtcACCAAGATGGCTCATGCGTTGCCATGGTTGCTGCTGTGGCTCGGGTCTGGGATGGTGCGAGCCAGCCAGCCTCATCTGGGGATCCGGGTGCCTCTGAGGAACGGGATGGGCACTTTGCAACAGGGCCCCAGGGTGCAGCGCTCAGTGgcggaggagcaggaggactCCAGACAAAGGAGCAGTTTTGTGAACATGATCGACAACCTGAGGGGGAAATCCGGCCAGGGCTACTACGTGGAGATGACTCTCGGGAGCCCCCCGCAAAAG ctgaACATCCTGGTGGACACGGGGAGCAGTAACTTCGCGGTGGGGGCAGCGCCTCACTCCTTCCTGCGGCGGTACTACCAGCGCCAGCT GTCCAGCACCTACCGGGACCTGCGGAAAGGGGTTTACGTGCCGTACACGCAGGGCAAGTGGGAAGGGGAGCTGGGGACGGACCTGGTCACCATCCCGCACGGCCCCAATGTCACCGTCCGCGCCAACATCGCTGCCATCACCGCGTCCGACAAATTCTTCATCAACGGCTCCAACTGGGAAGGGATCCTGGGGCTGGCCTACGCCGAGATCGCCCGG CCCGACGACACCCTGGAGCCTTTCTTCAACTCCCTGGTGAAGCAGACCCGGGTGCCCAACATcttctccctgcagctctgtgggGCGGGCTTCTCGCCCAACGAGTCCGAGGCCCTGGCGTCCGTCGGGGGCAGCATG ATCATCGGGGGCGTGGACCACTCCCTCTGCGTGGGCAGCATCTGGTACACGCCCATCCGCAAGGAGTGGTACTACGAGGTCATCATCGTGAAGATCGAGATCAACGGGCAGGACCTCAGGATGGACTGCAAGGAG TACAATTACGACAAGAGCATCGTGGACAGCGGGACCACCAACCTGCGGCTCCCCAAGAAGGTGTTCGAGGCAGCCGTGAAATCCATCAAAACGGTGTCTTCG ACGGAGAAGTTCCCAGACGGCTTCtggctgggagagcagctggTTTGCTGGCAAGTTGGGACCACCCCCTGGCACATCTTCCCCGTCATATCGCTCTACCTGATGGGCGAGGCGACGAACCAGTCCTTCCGCATCACCATCCTACCCCAG CAATACCTGCGCCCCGTGGAGGACGTGGCCACCTCCCAGGACGACTGCTACAAGTTCGCCATCTCCCAGTCCTCCACAGGCACCGTCATGGGGGCCGTCATCATGGAGGGCTTCTACGTGGTCTTCGACCGCGCCCGCAAGCGGATCGGCTTTGCCGTCAGCACCTGCCACG TGCACGACGAGTTCCGGACGGCGGCGGTGGAGGGGCCCTACGTGCACCCCAACATGGAGGACTGCGGCTACAACATCCCGCAGACGGACGAGTCCACCCTGATGACCATCGCCTACGTCATGGCGGCCATCTGCGCCCTCTTCATGCTGCCGCTGTGCCTCATGGTCTTCCAGTGGCGCTGCTTCCGCTGCCTGCGGCGGGACCCCGACGACTTCGCCGACGACATCTCCTTGCTCAAGTGA